A section of the Chryseobacterium ginsenosidimutans genome encodes:
- the hisA gene encoding 1-(5-phosphoribosyl)-5-[(5-phosphoribosylamino)methylideneamino]imidazole-4-carboxamide isomerase: protein MKIIPAIDIIDGKCVRLSKGDYATKKIYNENPVEVAKEFEDFGIKFLHLVDLDGAKSKHIVNQKVLENIARETSLQIDFGGGLKTLEDIEIAFNSGAKQITIGSIAVQNPEFCFNLIEKYGSEKIILGADCENRKIKTSGWLEESNQDVIDLILQYQEKYIKTIICTDISKDGMLEGPSTDLYKDILANTLIQLVASGGISDIEDVDKMKEIGCSGTIIGKAIYEGKISLKQLQNFIENA from the coding sequence ATGAAAATTATTCCTGCTATTGACATTATTGACGGAAAATGTGTGCGCCTGTCAAAAGGCGATTATGCAACCAAGAAAATTTACAATGAAAATCCTGTAGAAGTTGCTAAGGAATTTGAAGATTTTGGAATAAAATTTCTTCATCTGGTTGATCTTGATGGAGCAAAATCTAAACATATTGTTAATCAAAAAGTATTGGAAAATATTGCTCGGGAAACCTCATTACAAATTGATTTTGGCGGTGGTTTGAAAACTTTAGAAGATATAGAAATTGCTTTTAATTCCGGTGCAAAACAAATTACAATCGGGAGTATTGCCGTTCAGAACCCTGAGTTTTGCTTTAATTTAATTGAAAAATATGGCTCAGAAAAAATTATTCTTGGGGCTGATTGCGAAAATAGAAAAATAAAAACTTCGGGTTGGCTGGAAGAAAGTAATCAAGATGTAATTGATCTTATTCTCCAATATCAGGAAAAATATATAAAAACCATTATCTGTACCGACATTTCAAAAGATGGAATGCTGGAAGGTCCTTCAACAGATTTATATAAAGATATTTTAGCGAATACTTTAATTCAATTAGTGGCAAGCGGCGGAATTTCAGACATTGAAGATGTTGATAAAATGAAAGAAATCGGCTGTTCGGGAACAATTATAGGAAAAGCAATTTATGAAGGTAAGATCAGTTTAAAACAACTTCAAAATTTTATTGAAAATGCTTAA
- the hisH gene encoding imidazole glycerol phosphate synthase subunit HisH yields the protein MIAIIKYNGGNVNSIQNALKRLNAESIITDDFELIKKADKVIFPGVGEASSTMKTLKDKGLDQLIPTLKQPVLGICLGMQLMCKNNEEGNTVGMGIFNIDVKKFPSTNIVPHMGWNTISEFGTPVFIGIEEKSDVYFVHSFYCELSQNTTSVCEYILPFSSSLQKDNFYGMQFHPEKSGKIGSQLLNNFLQL from the coding sequence ATGATTGCAATTATAAAATACAACGGAGGAAATGTCAATTCGATACAAAATGCATTGAAAAGATTGAATGCTGAATCGATTATTACAGATGATTTTGAACTCATTAAAAAAGCTGATAAAGTTATTTTTCCGGGAGTCGGAGAAGCTTCTTCTACAATGAAAACATTAAAAGATAAAGGTTTGGATCAGTTAATTCCAACTTTAAAACAACCTGTTTTAGGAATTTGTCTGGGAATGCAGTTGATGTGTAAAAATAATGAAGAAGGAAATACGGTTGGAATGGGAATTTTTAATATTGATGTGAAAAAATTTCCGTCAACAAATATAGTTCCACACATGGGTTGGAATACAATTTCGGAGTTTGGCACGCCTGTTTTTATTGGGATTGAAGAAAAAAGTGATGTTTATTTTGTTCATAGCTTTTATTGTGAATTATCACAGAATACAACTTCTGTCTGCGAGTACATTCTTCCTTTTAGTTCGTCTTTGCAGAAAGATAATTTTTATGGTATGCAGTTTCACCCTGAAAAATCCGGGAAAATAGGAAGTCAATTATTAAATAACTTTTTACAACTTTAA
- the hisB gene encoding bifunctional histidinol-phosphatase/imidazoleglycerol-phosphate dehydratase HisB, with translation MKKVLFIDRDGTLIIEPKTDFQVNSLEKLEFFPGVFQNLSKIVKELDFELVMVTNQDGLGTDGFPYEDFIKPHEKMLKAFENEGIIFNDILIDRSFEYENLSTRKPGTGMFGKYIYGDYDLENSFVIGDRITDIQLAKNLTSKAIFINKIQNEDADLTTESWSEIYQYLKQIPRKAKVSRKTNETDIEIEVNLDGSGKSEISTGLHFFDHMLEQISKHGNLDLKINVKGDLQVDEHHTIEDTGIVLGEAILKALGKKKGIERYGFLLPMDDCLAQVAIDFGGRSWLVWDADFKREKIGDVPTEMFEHFFKSFTDSAKCNINIKVEGENEHHKIESVFKAFAKAIKMAVNQTDNNFNVPSTKGSL, from the coding sequence ATGAAAAAAGTATTATTCATAGATCGGGATGGAACATTAATTATTGAGCCAAAAACTGATTTTCAGGTTAATTCTTTGGAGAAGTTAGAGTTTTTTCCAGGTGTTTTTCAAAATCTTTCAAAAATTGTCAAAGAACTTGATTTTGAGTTGGTAATGGTAACCAATCAGGATGGATTGGGGACAGATGGTTTTCCATATGAAGATTTTATAAAACCACATGAAAAGATGTTGAAAGCCTTTGAAAATGAAGGAATTATTTTTAATGACATTCTTATTGATAGAAGCTTTGAATACGAAAATTTATCTACCAGAAAACCGGGAACGGGAATGTTCGGAAAATATATTTACGGAGATTATGATCTGGAAAATTCTTTTGTGATAGGAGACAGAATTACAGATATTCAATTAGCAAAAAATTTAACTTCAAAAGCTATTTTCATTAATAAAATTCAGAATGAAGATGCTGATTTGACTACAGAAAGCTGGAGTGAAATTTATCAATATTTAAAGCAGATCCCACGGAAAGCGAAGGTTTCAAGGAAAACGAATGAAACAGATATTGAAATTGAAGTCAACCTCGACGGAAGCGGAAAGTCTGAAATTTCAACAGGATTACATTTTTTTGACCATATGCTTGAACAGATTTCAAAACACGGAAATTTAGATTTAAAAATTAATGTAAAAGGTGATCTTCAGGTTGATGAGCATCACACGATTGAAGATACGGGAATCGTTTTGGGAGAAGCTATTTTGAAAGCTTTAGGAAAGAAAAAAGGCATTGAACGATACGGTTTCCTTCTGCCAATGGATGATTGTCTGGCACAGGTTGCCATTGATTTTGGAGGACGTTCCTGGTTGGTTTGGGACGCAGATTTTAAAAGAGAAAAAATAGGAGATGTTCCAACCGAAATGTTTGAACACTTTTTTAAATCTTTCACAGATTCGGCTAAATGTAATATAAATATTAAAGTTGAAGGCGAGAATGAACACCACAAGATTGAATCTGTTTTTAAAGCCTTCGCAAAAGCAATAAAAATGGCTGTTAATCAAACAGATAATAATTTTAATGTACCATCAACCAAAGGGAGCTTATAG
- the hisC gene encoding histidinol-phosphate transaminase codes for MKEFNINNLVRKNILELQPYVSFRDNNQFENPVLLDANESPFGEFNRYPDSTQKKLKQKLSEIKNISPNQIAIGNGSDELIDLIIKVFCEPKNDSILMMNPSFAMYGFYASINENKVVKLDLDENFEIVKEDFLNIIKDNQLKIFFLCSPNNPTGNSINDIEFYIKNFNGIVVVDEAYIEFSGKKSSIELLEKYPNLIVLQTFSKAWGMAGARVGVAYSSENIIQLINMVKAPYNVNSLSLNKIIEVINIQENIKQNIENTLNEISWLKKEFETINCIKKIYPTDVNFFLIEFENAEKVYKKLLEKEILTSKRSPQIPNCIRINVGSRKEDIQLIKVLKNI; via the coding sequence ATGAAAGAGTTTAATATAAATAATTTAGTTAGAAAAAATATCCTGGAACTACAACCTTATGTAAGTTTTAGGGACAATAATCAATTTGAAAATCCTGTTTTGCTGGATGCCAATGAAAGTCCGTTTGGGGAGTTTAACCGTTATCCGGATTCTACCCAGAAAAAATTAAAGCAGAAACTTTCAGAAATAAAAAATATTTCACCCAATCAAATTGCAATTGGAAACGGAAGCGATGAATTGATTGATTTAATCATTAAGGTTTTCTGTGAACCTAAAAATGATTCAATTTTAATGATGAATCCTTCTTTTGCGATGTATGGTTTTTACGCTTCCATTAATGAAAATAAGGTTGTAAAATTAGATTTAGATGAAAACTTTGAAATTGTAAAAGAAGATTTTTTAAATATTATAAAAGATAATCAATTAAAAATTTTCTTTTTGTGCTCTCCCAATAATCCAACGGGAAATAGTATTAATGATATCGAATTTTATATTAAAAATTTTAATGGAATTGTAGTTGTCGATGAAGCTTATATTGAATTTTCCGGAAAAAAATCAAGTATTGAACTGTTAGAAAAATATCCTAATCTTATTGTCCTTCAAACTTTTTCAAAAGCATGGGGAATGGCGGGAGCGAGAGTCGGAGTGGCTTATTCTTCGGAGAATATTATTCAGTTAATCAATATGGTAAAAGCTCCATATAATGTTAATTCTTTAAGTTTAAATAAAATAATTGAAGTAATTAATATACAGGAAAATATAAAACAAAATATAGAAAACACTTTAAATGAAATTTCATGGTTGAAAAAGGAATTTGAAACGATAAACTGTATAAAAAAAATATATCCTACCGATGTCAATTTCTTTTTAATTGAATTTGAAAATGCAGAAAAAGTCTACAAAAAATTATTGGAAAAGGAAATTCTTACCAGCAAAAGAAGCCCGCAAATTCCTAATTGTATCAGAATAAATGTTGGAAGCAGAAAAGAAGATATTCAATTAATTAAAGTTTTAAAAAATATTTAA
- the hisD gene encoding histidinol dehydrogenase, with translation MKINKFPNKNIWSELIKRPVLKSEELTEIVAEIFKKVKESGDQALIDFNKKFDNAEVKNIRVSDEEIENAEESISEELKIAIQQAKENITKFHTSQIPVIEKIETTKGVICWRESRAIEKVGIYIPGGTAPLFSTVLMLAIPSQIAGCKEVILCTPPDKNGNINPAILYTAKLCGITEIFKTGGAQAIAAMTFGTESIPNVYKIFGPGNQYVVAAKDYCQKFGIAVDMPAGPSEVLVIADEQAIPEFCAADLLSQAEHGNDSQVIFISSNEKIFKQTIEETEKQIKELPRNEFAKESLKNSHFILLNTIDEALEFSNLYAPEHLILALKDFEKYIIKIQNAGSVFLGNYSCESAGDYASGTNHTLPTNGFAKNYSGVSLDSFVKKITFQNLSKKGLQNLGKTIEIMAEAEGLLAHRNAVSIRLN, from the coding sequence ATGAAAATTAATAAATTCCCCAATAAAAATATATGGTCTGAATTGATAAAGAGACCTGTTTTAAAAAGTGAAGAACTCACAGAAATTGTTGCTGAAATTTTCAAAAAAGTTAAGGAAAGTGGTGATCAGGCTTTAATTGATTTTAATAAAAAATTCGATAATGCTGAAGTAAAAAACATCAGGGTTTCGGACGAAGAAATAGAAAATGCAGAAGAATCAATAAGTGAAGAACTGAAAATTGCCATTCAGCAGGCAAAAGAAAATATTACCAAATTTCATACCTCACAAATACCTGTAATTGAAAAGATTGAGACAACAAAAGGAGTTATTTGCTGGAGAGAAAGCCGGGCTATTGAAAAAGTTGGGATTTACATTCCTGGAGGAACAGCACCTTTATTTTCTACGGTTTTAATGCTCGCAATTCCTTCTCAGATTGCAGGTTGTAAAGAAGTTATTTTATGTACTCCTCCCGATAAAAATGGAAATATTAACCCTGCTATTTTGTACACTGCTAAACTTTGCGGAATTACTGAAATATTTAAAACAGGAGGTGCTCAAGCTATTGCAGCAATGACTTTCGGGACAGAAAGTATTCCCAACGTATATAAAATTTTTGGACCAGGAAATCAATATGTCGTTGCAGCAAAAGATTACTGTCAGAAATTTGGAATTGCTGTCGATATGCCTGCAGGACCAAGTGAAGTGCTCGTAATTGCTGATGAACAGGCTATTCCGGAATTCTGTGCAGCTGATTTACTTTCTCAGGCAGAACACGGAAATGACAGTCAGGTGATCTTTATTTCTTCAAATGAAAAAATTTTTAAACAAACCATTGAAGAAACTGAAAAACAAATCAAAGAGCTTCCAAGAAATGAATTTGCTAAGGAGTCATTAAAAAACAGTCATTTTATTTTGTTGAATACAATTGATGAAGCTTTAGAATTCAGCAACTTATACGCTCCGGAACATTTGATTTTAGCATTAAAAGATTTTGAAAAATATATTATTAAAATTCAGAATGCAGGCTCAGTTTTCTTAGGAAATTATTCGTGTGAAAGCGCGGGAGATTATGCAAGCGGAACCAATCATACCCTTCCAACCAATGGTTTTGCAAAAAATTATAGTGGTGTTTCTTTAGACAGTTTTGTAAAGAAAATAACTTTCCAGAATTTATCAAAAAAAGGGCTTCAAAACTTAGGAAAAACAATAGAAATTATGGCAGAAGCTGAAGGTTTATTAGCTCACAGAAATGCCGTTTCAATCCGATTAAATTAA
- the hisG gene encoding ATP phosphoribosyltransferase, producing the protein MSKLKIAIQKSGRLYEESLQLLKDCGIFINNGKEQLKVSVENFPIEIMYLRNSDIPQYLEDGVVDIAIVGENLLFEKQKNIEIIQKLGFSKCRVSLAVPKEIETDSLNYFQGKKIATSYPNTLKNFLQQNNISADIHVISGSVEIAPNIGLADGICDIVSSGSTLFKNGLRETVTLLKSEAVLAKTPNLKLEKNSILEKLLFRIKAVLKAKNSKYILMNVPNNKIEIISKTLPVLKSPTVIPLAEEGWSSIHSVIDEERFWEVIDELKEKGAQDILIIPIDKMVI; encoded by the coding sequence ATGAGTAAACTAAAAATTGCGATACAAAAAAGCGGACGGCTTTACGAAGAATCCCTGCAACTCCTCAAAGACTGCGGAATTTTTATCAACAATGGAAAAGAACAGCTAAAAGTTTCTGTAGAAAATTTTCCTATTGAAATTATGTATCTCAGAAACTCTGATATTCCTCAATATCTGGAAGATGGAGTGGTAGATATTGCCATTGTCGGTGAAAATCTTTTATTTGAAAAGCAAAAGAATATTGAAATTATTCAGAAGCTGGGATTTTCAAAATGCAGGGTTTCACTGGCTGTTCCAAAAGAAATTGAAACTGATAGCCTGAACTATTTTCAAGGTAAAAAAATTGCTACATCTTATCCGAATACACTTAAAAATTTTCTTCAACAAAATAATATTTCTGCTGATATTCATGTGATTTCAGGTTCAGTAGAGATTGCTCCGAACATTGGTCTTGCCGACGGAATCTGTGATATTGTAAGTTCCGGAAGCACTTTGTTTAAAAACGGTCTGAGAGAGACGGTGACACTTTTGAAATCCGAAGCTGTTCTTGCTAAAACGCCAAATTTAAAACTGGAAAAAAATTCCATTCTTGAAAAACTTCTCTTCAGAATAAAAGCTGTTTTAAAAGCAAAAAATTCGAAATATATTCTAATGAATGTTCCCAATAACAAAATTGAAATAATTTCTAAAACACTTCCTGTTCTTAAAAGTCCGACTGTAATTCCTTTAGCAGAAGAAGGTTGGAGTAGTATTCATTCTGTAATTGATGAAGAAAGATTTTGGGAAGTAATTGATGAACTTAAAGAAAAAGGAGCACAGGATATTTTAATAATTCCAATTGATAAAATGGTGATTTGA
- a CDS encoding glycosyltransferase family 4 protein, with translation MKIAFDAKRFFHNTSGLGNYSRDFIRILSEYFPANEYILLNKNKSERGADILKKSNVRFVETSKGYMSRQFKMGKDAQKQDADIFHGLSGELPLKWDKKPIKKIVTIHDLIFVRYPQYYSFFDRKIHLWKFKKAASSADKIIAISEQTKRDIIQYLKVPDNKIEVIYQGCHQAFKQQQTNELIQSTKQKFNLPERFILNVGTIEDRKNLLNIVKAIKDTGISLVVVGKKTKYFQKIANFIQKNKMEKQIHFLEGVSMDELAVIYKSADIFIYPSFFEGFGIPVIEALFSKTVTITSNTSCLPEAGGPDSVYINPENYLDIQSKIKFLWENESERKRRADKGFEYVQKFNDEPIANQLMSLYEKILQ, from the coding sequence ATGAAAATAGCTTTCGATGCCAAACGTTTCTTTCATAATACTTCAGGTTTAGGCAACTATTCCAGAGATTTTATACGTATTTTATCAGAATATTTCCCTGCAAACGAATACATTCTTTTAAATAAAAATAAGTCCGAAAGAGGGGCTGATATTTTAAAGAAATCCAATGTTCGGTTTGTAGAAACTTCGAAAGGATATATGTCACGACAATTTAAGATGGGAAAAGATGCACAGAAACAGGATGCAGATATTTTCCACGGTTTATCAGGAGAATTACCATTAAAATGGGACAAAAAGCCAATCAAAAAAATTGTTACCATTCATGATCTTATCTTTGTAAGATATCCGCAATATTATTCCTTTTTTGACAGGAAAATCCACCTCTGGAAATTTAAAAAAGCAGCTAGTTCTGCAGATAAAATTATTGCTATTTCTGAACAGACGAAACGCGATATTATTCAATATTTAAAAGTTCCTGATAATAAAATTGAAGTGATCTACCAAGGTTGCCACCAGGCTTTTAAGCAACAGCAAACCAATGAATTAATCCAAAGCACTAAGCAGAAATTTAATCTTCCTGAAAGGTTTATTTTAAATGTTGGAACTATTGAAGACCGCAAAAATCTATTGAATATTGTTAAAGCAATAAAAGATACCGGAATTTCATTAGTTGTTGTAGGAAAAAAAACAAAGTATTTTCAAAAAATAGCGAATTTTATTCAGAAAAATAAAATGGAAAAACAAATTCATTTTTTGGAAGGAGTTTCAATGGATGAATTAGCTGTTATTTATAAATCAGCAGACATTTTCATCTACCCAAGTTTCTTCGAAGGCTTTGGAATCCCTGTAATAGAAGCACTTTTCTCAAAAACGGTAACGATTACCAGCAATACAAGTTGCCTTCCTGAAGCGGGCGGGCCGGATTCTGTCTACATTAACCCAGAAAATTATTTAGATATTCAATCGAAAATAAAATTTCTTTGGGAAAACGAGTCAGAGAGAAAACGTCGTGCTGACAAGGGTTTTGAATATGTACAGAAGTTTAATGATGAACCGATTGCCAATCAATTGATGAGTCTTTATGAAAAAATATTGCAATAA
- a CDS encoding polysaccharide deacetylase family protein, which yields MVLLSFDIEEFDMPLEYKGEISFEKQLSISQTGLKRILDILKKYNAKATFFSTVVFAENSKNLIERLLSEGHELASHTWFHSDFQENHLKESKDKLEELFSTKVTGLRMPRMMPVSKNAVEDAGYSYNSSINPTFLPGRYNNLKVSRIYFKEGKVTQIPASVSPNFRIPLFWLSFHNFPLSFYKKLAADTLKKDNYLNIYFHPWEFAEIKDKAFKLPGFTVKNSGNEMVERFEKFVSWLKDKNYSFGTFQEFQKQIES from the coding sequence ATGGTTTTATTAAGTTTTGACATTGAGGAATTTGATATGCCATTAGAATACAAAGGAGAAATTTCTTTTGAAAAACAGCTGTCAATCTCACAAACAGGACTCAAAAGGATTTTAGATATTCTTAAAAAATATAATGCAAAAGCTACTTTTTTTTCAACTGTAGTCTTTGCAGAAAACAGCAAAAATTTAATCGAAAGATTATTAAGTGAGGGTCATGAATTGGCTTCTCACACTTGGTTTCACTCAGATTTTCAAGAAAATCATCTCAAGGAATCAAAAGATAAATTAGAAGAATTATTTTCTACAAAAGTGACGGGTCTAAGAATGCCGAGAATGATGCCTGTAAGTAAAAATGCAGTAGAAGATGCCGGCTATTCTTACAATTCATCAATTAACCCAACTTTCCTCCCTGGAAGATACAATAATTTGAAAGTTTCAAGAATATATTTCAAAGAAGGAAAGGTGACACAGATTCCGGCTTCAGTTTCCCCAAATTTCAGAATTCCTTTATTTTGGTTGAGCTTTCACAATTTCCCATTATCTTTTTACAAGAAACTGGCTGCAGATACTTTGAAGAAAGATAATTATTTAAATATTTATTTTCATCCGTGGGAATTTGCAGAAATTAAAGATAAAGCCTTTAAATTACCTGGTTTTACTGTAAAAAATTCGGGAAATGAGATGGTAGAAAGATTCGAGAAATTTGTCTCTTGGCTAAAAGATAAAAATTATTCATTCGGAACATTTCAGGAATTCCAAAAACAAATTGAATCATGA
- a CDS encoding glycosyltransferase family 2 protein: MKKISIVIPAHNEEGNVALVHQKIKEVFDGLSNYDFEMIFVNDGSRDNTQQKLEELSQKFNEVKFIEFSRNFGHQPAVKAGMDNAYGNAVISMDGDLQHPPELIPEMIKKWEEGNDIVYTIRTYPKQISYFKRKTSDFFYKILSSLSDVNLTKGGGSDFRLMDANAVEVMRSFNEDDLFLRGLTSWMGFKQAGIEFTANERQTGESSYNLKKMITFAFTGITAFSVKPLSIAAYLGFLFSALSVVGYVGYVIYSFVVETEISGWASLIMTIVFFGGLQLIILGIIGIYLGKIFKQVKERPNYIIKNKNF, encoded by the coding sequence ATGAAGAAAATTTCCATCGTAATTCCTGCCCATAACGAAGAAGGAAACGTTGCTTTGGTTCATCAGAAAATTAAAGAAGTTTTTGATGGTTTAAGCAATTATGATTTTGAAATGATTTTTGTAAATGATGGCAGCCGCGACAATACACAGCAAAAATTAGAAGAACTTTCACAAAAATTTAATGAAGTGAAATTCATTGAGTTCTCAAGAAACTTCGGGCACCAACCTGCTGTAAAAGCAGGAATGGACAATGCCTACGGAAATGCTGTTATTTCAATGGATGGAGATTTACAGCATCCTCCGGAACTTATCCCAGAGATGATTAAAAAATGGGAAGAAGGCAATGATATTGTGTACACAATAAGAACATATCCCAAACAGATTTCATACTTTAAAAGGAAAACTTCGGATTTTTTCTATAAAATTTTATCCAGTTTATCAGATGTTAATTTAACAAAAGGTGGCGGCTCCGATTTTAGGTTGATGGATGCAAATGCAGTCGAAGTTATGAGGAGCTTCAATGAAGATGATCTTTTTTTAAGGGGCCTAACAAGTTGGATGGGCTTTAAACAAGCCGGAATCGAGTTTACAGCTAATGAAAGACAAACCGGAGAAAGCAGTTATAATCTCAAGAAAATGATAACTTTTGCTTTCACTGGTATCACGGCTTTCAGTGTAAAACCTCTTTCTATTGCAGCGTATTTAGGGTTCTTATTTTCTGCACTTTCTGTTGTCGGATACGTTGGATATGTGATTTATTCATTCGTTGTTGAAACAGAAATTTCAGGTTGGGCATCGTTAATTATGACCATTGTTTTTTTCGGTGGATTACAATTGATTATTTTAGGAATTATAGGTATTTATTTAGGTAAAATCTTTAAACAGGTGAAAGAAAGACCCAATTATATCATCAAAAATAAAAATTTTTAA
- a CDS encoding glycosyltransferase family 87 protein yields MKEKFLKILLNPKYIFGVYLIISIVTAISKYNRGDYAINNYLIFKSVFFNTINQKNLFIHYPDLFFDLNHYGVFFSALIAPFALMPDWLGISLWNVANTLIFIYGIYKLPFSDSKKALFGLLCLQEYITAALSLQFNVALTGLLLLSATYIYERKEVKSVTAILIGIFVKIYGIVGLTQFFFIKNKTKFILSGLIIAVLFFVLPMAYSSPKFVVQCYSDWFQSIVEKNSENQVLGNMQDISLMGFFRRILGDASISNLVFLAAGLPLFAAPYIRIKQYKNYSFQLMILASSLLFLVLFSSSSESPTYIIAVVGVLIWFFLQKERTPFIIGLLVFVIIFTCFSTSDLFPKFVKENYIIKYSLKAVPCIVVWLRVTYELLTKDFEKNYSLN; encoded by the coding sequence TTGAAAGAAAAATTTCTTAAAATACTATTAAACCCTAAATATATATTTGGGGTTTATCTTATTATATCAATCGTTACGGCGATTTCGAAGTATAATAGAGGAGATTATGCCATTAATAATTATTTGATTTTTAAGAGTGTATTTTTTAATACAATCAATCAGAAAAATTTATTTATTCATTATCCGGATCTATTTTTTGACTTAAACCATTATGGAGTCTTTTTCAGTGCGTTAATTGCTCCGTTTGCTTTAATGCCCGATTGGTTAGGGATTTCTCTTTGGAATGTTGCCAATACTTTAATCTTTATTTACGGAATTTACAAGCTTCCATTTTCTGATTCAAAAAAAGCACTTTTCGGGCTGCTCTGTTTACAGGAATATATTACGGCGGCTTTAAGTTTACAGTTTAATGTGGCTCTTACAGGGCTTTTATTATTATCTGCAACTTACATCTATGAAAGAAAAGAAGTGAAATCTGTAACCGCGATTTTGATTGGTATTTTTGTGAAAATCTACGGAATTGTTGGATTAACACAGTTTTTCTTCATTAAAAATAAAACAAAATTTATTCTTTCAGGATTAATTATTGCTGTACTGTTTTTTGTTCTGCCAATGGCATATTCTAGTCCGAAATTTGTTGTTCAGTGTTATTCAGACTGGTTTCAATCGATCGTAGAAAAGAACAGTGAAAATCAGGTTTTAGGAAACATGCAGGATATCTCATTGATGGGTTTTTTCAGGAGAATTTTAGGTGATGCTTCAATTTCAAACCTGGTATTTTTAGCGGCCGGCTTACCTTTATTTGCAGCACCATACATTAGAATTAAGCAGTATAAAAATTATTCTTTTCAATTAATGATCTTGGCGTCGAGTTTACTGTTTTTGGTATTGTTCAGTTCAAGTTCAGAATCTCCAACGTATATTATTGCAGTAGTGGGAGTTTTGATTTGGTTTTTTCTTCAAAAAGAAAGAACTCCTTTCATTATCGGATTGTTAGTTTTCGTCATTATTTTTACATGTTTTTCAACTTCAGACTTGTTTCCGAAATTTGTAAAAGAGAATTATATCATCAAATATTCTTTAAAAGCAGTACCTTGCATTGTAGTTTGGTTGAGGGTTACTTATGAACTTTTAACTAAAGATTTTGAAAAAAATTACAGCCTGAATTAA
- a CDS encoding 2,3,4,5-tetrahydropyridine-2,6-dicarboxylate N-succinyltransferase: MSLQQTIENIWDNRDLLQNEDSKKAIREVVTLLDSGELRVAEPTENGWQVNEWVKKAVVMYFPIQKMETIEVGPFEFHDKIPLKRNYAEKGVRVVPHAIAREGSFVASGVILMPSYVNIGAYVDSGTMVDTWATVGSCAQIGKNVHLSGGVGIGGVLEPLQAAPVIIEDDCFIGSRCIVVEGVHVEKEAVLGANVVLTASTKIIDVTGDTPIEIKGRVPARSVVIPGSYTKQYPAGEYQVPCALIIGQRKESTDKKTSLNDALRDNNVAV, translated from the coding sequence ATGTCGTTACAACAAACTATTGAAAACATTTGGGATAATAGAGATCTTTTGCAGAATGAAGACAGCAAAAAAGCAATCAGAGAAGTTGTTACTTTATTAGATTCCGGAGAACTTCGTGTTGCAGAACCTACAGAAAACGGATGGCAGGTAAATGAGTGGGTAAAAAAAGCTGTGGTAATGTATTTCCCAATTCAGAAAATGGAAACTATCGAGGTAGGTCCGTTTGAATTTCATGATAAAATTCCTTTGAAAAGAAATTATGCTGAAAAAGGAGTAAGAGTTGTACCTCATGCAATTGCAAGAGAAGGTTCTTTTGTAGCTTCTGGAGTGATTTTGATGCCTTCTTATGTAAACATTGGTGCTTATGTAGATTCAGGAACCATGGTTGACACTTGGGCAACTGTTGGAAGCTGCGCACAAATCGGCAAAAATGTTCACCTGAGTGGTGGTGTTGGTATCGGTGGTGTTTTAGAACCGCTTCAGGCTGCTCCGGTTATCATTGAAGATGATTGTTTCATCGGCTCAAGATGTATTGTCGTAGAAGGTGTTCACGTAGAAAAAGAAGCAGTTTTGGGAGCAAATGTTGTTCTTACGGCTTCAACTAAAATTATTGACGTTACAGGTGATACTCCAATCGAAATTAAAGGCAGGGTTCCTGCTCGTTCGGTTGTAATTCCGGGAAGCTATACAAAACAGTATCCTGCGGGAGAATATCAGGTTCCATGTGCTTTGATCATTGGCCAGAGAAAAGAATCTACCGATAAGAAAACATCTTTGAATGATGCGTTGAGAGATAATAATGTTGCTGTTTAA